One window from the genome of Buchnera aphidicola str. Ua (Uroleucon ambrosiae) encodes:
- the adk gene encoding adenylate kinase, translated as MRIILIGAPGTGKGTQGTFISERYKIPKISTGDMLREAVHLKTNIGRIIKNVIEKGKLVSNEIVCNLIAKRIQKKDCINGFLLDGFPRTLEQAYYLSKINFKIDYVLEFMVPFQSILERISGRRVHAASGRIYHVKFKPPKIQNKDDITGQELIIREDDKIESVIQRLEEYKKIHDPLIKYYINQKKMGNIKFFQINGTNSVSFIHKKIEQALK; from the coding sequence ATGCGTATTATCCTTATTGGTGCACCTGGTACAGGAAAAGGAACACAAGGAACATTTATTTCAGAAAGATATAAAATACCAAAAATATCTACAGGCGATATGCTAAGAGAAGCTGTTCATTTAAAAACTAATATAGGTAGAATAATTAAAAATGTTATTGAAAAAGGAAAATTAGTTTCTAATGAAATTGTTTGTAATTTAATTGCAAAAAGAATTCAAAAAAAAGATTGCATTAATGGTTTCTTATTAGATGGTTTTCCAAGAACACTAGAACAAGCTTATTATTTATCAAAAATTAATTTTAAAATAGATTACGTTTTAGAATTTATGGTACCATTTCAATCTATATTAGAACGCATATCTGGTAGACGTGTACATGCTGCATCAGGTCGTATTTATCATGTTAAATTTAAACCACCAAAAATTCAAAATAAAGATGATATCACTGGACAAGAATTGATCATTCGAGAAGATGATAAAATAGAAAGTGTTATACAAAGATTAGAGGAATATAAAAAAATACATGATCCATTAATTAAGTATTATATAAACCAAAAAAAAATGGGGAATATAAAATTTTTTCAAATTAATGGAACTAATTCAGTATCATTTATTCATAAAAAAATAGAACAAGCTTTAAAATAA
- the folD gene encoding bifunctional methylenetetrahydrofolate dehydrogenase/methenyltetrahydrofolate cyclohydrolase FolD, translating into MSAIIIDGNKIAQKLQLKIAQKINQRKKDGKKIPGLAMILVGQHIPSEIYLNKKKIACKNVGFFSEYWNFPETVDEIEILNLINQLNNNINIDGILVQLPLPKHINHIKILSSIIPDKDVDGFHPYNTGSLCQRTPKLRACTPKGIITMLQYNKIKTHGLHAVMVGASNIVGRPMSLELLLAGCTTTVTHRFTKNLKYHVKNADLLIVAVGKPNFLKGKWIKNGSIVIDVGINRLKNGKIVGDVDFKNAYLRASYITPVPGGVGPMTVATLLQNTLEACENHHDT; encoded by the coding sequence ATGTCTGCAATAATAATAGATGGTAATAAAATTGCACAAAAATTGCAATTAAAAATTGCACAAAAAATTAATCAAAGAAAAAAAGATGGAAAAAAAATACCTGGATTAGCTATGATTTTAGTAGGACAGCATATTCCTTCAGAAATTTATTTAAACAAAAAAAAAATTGCATGTAAAAATGTTGGTTTTTTTTCAGAATATTGGAATTTTCCTGAAACTGTTGATGAGATAGAAATATTAAATTTAATTAATCAACTCAATAATAATATAAATATAGATGGTATTTTAGTACAATTACCTCTCCCAAAGCATATAAATCATATAAAAATTTTAAGTAGTATTATTCCTGATAAAGATGTAGATGGTTTTCATCCGTATAATACTGGTTCTTTATGTCAAAGAACGCCTAAATTAAGGGCATGTACTCCAAAAGGTATTATTACCATGTTACAATATAATAAAATAAAAACTCATGGATTACACGCAGTTATGGTTGGAGCATCAAATATAGTTGGAAGACCTATGAGCTTAGAATTATTATTAGCTGGCTGTACTACTACTGTTACACATCGATTTACTAAAAATTTAAAATATCATGTAAAAAATGCAGATTTATTAATTGTAGCTGTTGGAAAACCAAATTTTTTAAAAGGAAAATGGATTAAAAACGGATCTATAGTTATAGATGTTGGTATTAATCGATTAAAAAATGGTAAAATAGTAGGAGATGTTGATTTTAAAAACGCATATTTAAGAGCATCATATATCACACCTGTACCTGGTGGAGTAGGTCCTATGACAGTTGCAACATTATTACAAAACACATTAGAAGCCTGTGAAAATCATCATGATACTTAA
- the cysS gene encoding cysteine--tRNA ligase, producing the protein MLKIFNTLTRKKEIFKPIQKNKINLYVCGVTVYDFCHIGHGRTFVAFDIIIRYLRLIGFQVKYVRNITDIDDKIIKKSMNEQINIYDLTNFMISEMHKDLLSLGISPPDEEPRITDYINNIIKIIIKLIHNQHAYINKNGDVIFSVDSNPHYGALSRQALRFLKSGLRIPINNTKKNPLDFVLWKITHNKEYSWNSPWGRGRPGWHIECTTINNVFFQDCVDIHGGGSDLLFPHHENERAQSMCFNSQAQINFWMHTGVVISKNQKMSKSLNNVCFLKDILQDYDAEILRYFFLSTHYRHPLYYCQKNLNQADISLKYLYSALNNTHPISNNDEGMNFELEFYNAMNNDFNTPKVFSIFLQIARKINFFKKNDVLKANKFAFRLKKIANYLGFLLNKPEEFLKSKSILNQNLEKKIELLIKKRNIARQLKSWKEADKIRDKLTSLDVILEDSSDGTHWRKK; encoded by the coding sequence ATGTTGAAAATTTTTAATACATTAACTCGCAAAAAAGAAATTTTTAAACCTATACAAAAAAATAAAATTAATTTATATGTATGTGGTGTAACTGTATATGATTTTTGTCATATTGGACATGGACGTACTTTTGTTGCATTTGACATAATAATACGTTATTTACGATTAATTGGATTTCAAGTAAAATATGTTCGTAATATTACTGATATTGATGATAAAATTATCAAAAAATCTATGAATGAACAAATTAATATTTATGATTTAACTAATTTTATGATATCAGAAATGCATAAAGATTTATTATCTTTAGGTATTTCTCCACCAGATGAAGAGCCGCGTATTACGGATTATATTAATAATATTATTAAAATAATTATTAAACTAATTCATAATCAACATGCCTATATAAACAAAAATGGTGATGTGATTTTTTCTGTAGATAGTAATCCTCATTATGGAGCTTTATCTCGTCAAGCTTTAAGATTCTTAAAATCCGGATTGCGTATTCCAATAAATAATACTAAAAAAAATCCTTTAGATTTTGTACTCTGGAAAATAACTCATAACAAAGAATATTCTTGGAATTCTCCTTGGGGTCGAGGTCGTCCTGGTTGGCATATTGAATGTACTACAATCAATAATGTATTTTTTCAAGATTGCGTAGATATTCATGGTGGTGGTTCTGATTTACTTTTTCCTCATCATGAAAATGAGAGAGCACAATCTATGTGTTTTAATAGTCAAGCTCAAATTAATTTTTGGATGCATACAGGTGTAGTAATTTCAAAAAATCAAAAAATGTCTAAATCATTAAACAATGTTTGTTTTTTAAAAGATATTTTACAAGATTATGATGCTGAAATTTTACGTTATTTTTTTCTTTCAACACATTATCGTCATCCTCTATATTATTGTCAAAAAAATTTAAATCAAGCAGATATATCATTAAAATATTTATATTCAGCTTTAAATAATACTCATCCTATATCTAATAATGATGAAGGCATGAATTTTGAATTAGAATTTTATAATGCTATGAATAATGATTTTAATACGCCTAAAGTTTTTTCTATTTTTTTACAAATAGCACGAAAAATTAATTTTTTTAAAAAAAATGATGTATTAAAAGCAAACAAATTTGCTTTTAGATTAAAAAAAATAGCTAATTATTTAGGCTTTCTATTAAATAAACCAGAAGAATTTTTAAAAAGTAAATCTATATTAAATCAAAATTTAGAAAAAAAAATAGAATTATTAATCAAAAAAAGAAACATAGCTAGACAATTAAAATCATGGAAAGAAGCTGACAAAATACGAGATAAATTAACATCTTTAGATGTTATTTTAGAAGATTCATCTGATGGTACACATTGGCGTAAAAAATAA
- the ybeD gene encoding DUF493 family protein YbeD has translation MKTKLKDMLKFPCFFTYKIIGLAQPELIDQIIKVIQIQIPGDYTPQIKSSNRGNYLSVSITICAKNFEQIEILYHEISKINIVRMVL, from the coding sequence ATGAAAACAAAATTAAAAGATATGTTAAAATTCCCTTGTTTTTTTACTTATAAAATTATTGGATTAGCACAACCTGAGCTAATTGATCAAATAATTAAAGTAATTCAAATTCAAATCCCTGGAGATTATACACCTCAAATCAAATCAAGTAATAGAGGAAACTATCTTTCTGTTTCAATTACAATTTGTGCTAAAAATTTTGAACAAATTGAAATTTTATATCATGAAATTAGTAAAATTAATATTGTTCGAATGGTTTTGTAA
- the cspE gene encoding transcription antiterminator/RNA stability regulator CspE, protein MSKIKGNVKWFNESKGFGFITPEDGSKDVFVHFSAIQSNGFKTLAEGQSVEFEITEGAKGPSAANVISI, encoded by the coding sequence ATGTCCAAGATTAAAGGTAATGTTAAATGGTTTAATGAATCTAAAGGTTTTGGTTTTATTACTCCAGAAGATGGCAGTAAAGATGTATTTGTTCATTTTTCAGCTATACAAAGTAATGGATTTAAAACTTTAGCCGAAGGTCAGAGTGTTGAATTTGAAATAACTGAAGGAGCGAAAGGACCATCTGCTGCTAATGTTATTAGTATATAG
- the aroE gene encoding shikimate dehydrogenase, with amino-acid sequence MFKCQDFNYAVFGNPINHTQSPIIHKYFSVQTNILHTYQAVYVPLDSLYSFLSFFFKNNGVGANITAPFKKEAYFFCNKLTEQAKIAQSVNTLKKLKNQDILGDNTDGIGLLSDLIRLNFIKKKYSILILGAGGAVQGILFALLSFGCSIFILNRTVLNAEKIVTQFQKYGNIQVLKKNELKIKYFDLVINARSKISETNNDIIPLSLLCLKKTHFYDINYQKNNTKFIDWCISIGAHFVSNGIGMLAFQAAHAFFLWHNVMPKIHYIIDILRKTYSVEKKRV; translated from the coding sequence ATGTTTAAATGTCAAGATTTTAATTATGCTGTATTTGGAAATCCGATTAATCATACTCAATCTCCTATAATTCATAAATACTTTTCTGTGCAAACAAATATTTTACATACTTATCAAGCTGTTTATGTTCCATTAGATAGTTTGTATTCTTTTTTAAGTTTTTTTTTTAAAAATAATGGTGTTGGAGCAAATATTACTGCTCCATTTAAAAAAGAAGCTTATTTTTTTTGCAATAAATTAACTGAACAAGCTAAGATTGCTCAATCAGTTAATACATTAAAAAAATTAAAGAATCAAGATATTTTAGGCGATAATACAGATGGAATTGGATTATTATCTGATTTAATAAGATTAAATTTTATAAAAAAAAAATATTCAATTTTAATACTTGGTGCTGGTGGTGCTGTTCAAGGGATTTTATTTGCTCTCTTATCATTTGGATGTTCGATATTTATTTTAAATAGAACTGTATTAAATGCTGAAAAAATAGTTACACAATTTCAGAAATATGGCAATATACAAGTGCTAAAAAAAAATGAACTCAAAATAAAATATTTTGATTTAGTTATTAATGCACGATCAAAAATTTCTGAAACAAATAATGATATTATTCCATTATCTTTGCTTTGTTTAAAAAAAACACATTTTTATGATATAAATTATCAAAAAAATAATACGAAATTTATTGATTGGTGTATTAGTATTGGTGCTCATTTTGTTTCTAATGGCATAGGAATGTTAGCTTTTCAAGCTGCTCATGCATTTTTTTTATGGCACAATGTTATGCCAAAAATTCATTATATTATTGATATTTTAAGAAAAACATATTCTGTTGAAAAAAAACGTGTTTAA
- a CDS encoding Sua5/YciO/YrdC/YwlC family protein, with translation MLKNKHVIAYPTESMFGLGCDPNSEEAVKKLLKLKNRNMEKGFILVAAHFNQITQYINEENISQAQKNKMLFFWPGHFTFLVPAKFSVPYWLTGKFNTIAVRISAHNEIIRLCNAFGGALISTSANISSMPPCITSEAVSKCFGNTFPLLHGKIGAEKHPSKIINLINGKLIRHV, from the coding sequence ATGTTAAAAAATAAACATGTAATTGCTTATCCTACAGAATCAATGTTTGGACTTGGATGCGATCCTAATAGCGAAGAAGCTGTAAAAAAATTACTTAAGTTAAAAAATAGAAATATGGAAAAAGGTTTTATATTAGTAGCTGCACATTTTAATCAAATTACACAGTATATTAATGAAGAAAATATATCACAAGCACAAAAAAATAAAATGTTGTTTTTTTGGCCAGGACATTTTACTTTTCTTGTTCCTGCAAAATTTTCAGTTCCTTATTGGTTAACTGGTAAATTTAATACTATAGCTGTTCGTATTAGTGCGCATAATGAAATAATAAGATTATGTAATGCATTTGGAGGAGCATTAATATCTACAAGTGCTAATATTTCTAGTATGCCTCCATGTATTACTTCTGAAGCAGTTTCGAAATGTTTTGGTAATACTTTTCCATTATTACATGGTAAAATAGGTGCTGAAAAACATCCTTCCAAAATTATTAATCTTATTAATGGGAAGTTAATTCGTCATGTTTAA
- a CDS encoding DUF494 family protein, which produces MFDILIYLFENSVHTKSKISIDYDNLTNDLSDIGFQKRDIYNALRWLKNLSCYKNNILASINVLSKQISTRIYTQEESLKLNVDCRGFILFLEQLEILTLETREMIIERIMDLDMNELHLEDLKWIVLIVLFNVPGCESVYGKLENLLFNFQEDIIH; this is translated from the coding sequence ATGTTTGATATATTAATATATTTATTTGAAAATTCTGTGCATACTAAATCAAAAATTTCTATTGATTATGATAATTTAACTAATGATTTATCAGATATAGGATTTCAAAAAAGAGATATTTATAATGCTTTACGTTGGTTAAAAAATCTTTCTTGTTATAAAAATAATATTCTTGCATCTATTAATGTATTATCAAAACAGATTTCTACTCGAATTTATACTCAAGAAGAGTCTCTCAAATTAAATGTTGATTGTCGTGGTTTTATTCTTTTTTTAGAACAATTAGAGATATTAACATTAGAAACAAGAGAGATGATTATTGAAAGAATTATGGATTTAGATATGAATGAATTACATCTTGAAGATTTAAAATGGATTGTATTAATTGTTTTATTTAATGTGCCCGGATGTGAATCAGTATATGGAAAACTAGAAAATTTATTATTTAATTTTCAAGAAGATATTATTCATTAA
- the def gene encoding peptide deformylase, giving the protein MSCLQILYYPDTRLRLIAKPVTEINKNTKKIINNMIDTMHEKEGIGLAATQVNIQLQIIVINIMQKKDTNLVLINPKIIQKEGHISIQEGCLSIPEYRASIPRFNYIRVKSINQYGEKKEIEAKSIMSVCIQHEIDHLQGKLFIDYLSKFKKDRIEKKFQKLKKNKKIFTKGI; this is encoded by the coding sequence ATGTCTTGTTTACAAATACTTTATTATCCTGATACACGTTTAAGACTTATTGCTAAACCTGTAACGGAAATTAACAAAAACACAAAGAAAATTATTAATAATATGATAGATACAATGCACGAAAAAGAAGGAATTGGTTTGGCAGCTACCCAAGTTAATATTCAGTTACAAATTATAGTTATTAATATAATGCAAAAAAAAGACACTAATTTAGTCTTAATTAACCCTAAAATTATTCAAAAAGAAGGTCATATTAGTATTCAAGAAGGTTGTTTATCAATTCCAGAATATCGCGCGTCTATTCCACGCTTTAATTATATTAGAGTAAAATCTATTAATCAGTATGGAGAAAAAAAAGAAATAGAAGCAAAATCAATTATGTCTGTATGTATACAGCATGAAATAGATCATCTTCAAGGTAAATTATTTATTGATTATTTATCAAAATTTAAAAAAGATAGAATTGAAAAAAAATTCCAAAAATTAAAAAAAAATAAAAAAATTTTTACTAAAGGAATCTAA
- the fmt gene encoding methionyl-tRNA formyltransferase has protein sequence MNKLKIIFAGTEYFSAAHLNALITSSHKVIAVLTQPDRASGRGQKIHFSPVKILSIKHNIPVYQPLNLSNQIFKNTILQLNADIMIVVAYGKIIPKNILTIFSKGCINIHPSLLPRWRGATPIQSSILHGDKTTGISIINMNDQIDSGEIIYSMECEISLKDTTKSLSLKLIKIGIQGLLETLQNIILNKIIKKKQNKKYITLSKKINKIDALLNWNSNAQQLERCIRAFNPWPICYLILKNINIKVWQSTVIPITNNQKSIGEIICVNKYGIQINTSYQILNIQKIQLPGKKIIDIKHIIKYKKNLFKPGTII, from the coding sequence TTGAATAAATTAAAAATTATTTTTGCTGGAACAGAATATTTTTCAGCTGCACATCTTAATGCATTAATTACTTCTTCTCATAAAGTTATTGCAGTTCTTACTCAACCAGATCGTGCATCTGGAAGAGGACAAAAAATTCATTTTTCCCCTGTTAAAATCTTATCTATCAAACATAATATTCCTGTTTACCAACCTTTAAATTTAAGTAATCAAATTTTCAAAAATACAATATTACAGCTTAATGCTGATATTATGATTGTAGTAGCTTATGGAAAAATTATACCAAAAAATATTTTAACTATATTTTCTAAAGGATGTATTAATATTCATCCTTCACTATTACCAAGATGGCGTGGAGCAACTCCGATTCAATCATCTATTTTACATGGAGATAAAACAACTGGAATAAGTATTATTAACATGAATGATCAAATTGATTCTGGAGAAATAATATACTCAATGGAATGTGAAATATCTTTAAAAGATACCACAAAAAGTTTATCTTTAAAATTAATTAAAATAGGAATACAAGGGTTATTAGAAACATTACAAAATATTATATTAAATAAAATTATTAAAAAGAAACAAAACAAAAAATATATTACTTTATCAAAAAAAATAAATAAAATAGATGCTTTATTAAACTGGAATTCAAATGCTCAACAATTAGAACGTTGCATTCGAGCATTTAATCCATGGCCTATATGTTATTTAATATTAAAAAATATAAACATAAAAGTATGGCAATCAACAGTAATACCTATAACAAATAACCAAAAATCTATAGGCGAAATTATTTGTGTAAATAAATATGGTATTCAAATTAATACATCTTATCAAATACTGAATATTCAAAAAATACAATTACCAGGAAAAAAAATAATAGATATAAAACATATTATTAAATATAAAAAAAATCTTTTTAAACCTGGTACTATTATATAA
- the rplQ gene encoding 50S ribosomal protein L17, with protein sequence MRHRKSGRQLNRNSSHLNAMLKNMACSLFKYEIIKTTLSKAKELRRIAEPIITLSKIDTISNRRLVFSRIRDNAIVAKLFVNLGPLFLNRLGGYTRILKCGFRSGDKAPMAYIELVDRVKDNKKEEILKQN encoded by the coding sequence ATGCGTCACCGCAAAAGTGGTCGTCAATTAAATCGTAATAGTAGCCATCTGAACGCGATGTTAAAAAATATGGCTTGTTCTTTATTTAAATATGAAATTATTAAAACTACTTTATCTAAAGCAAAAGAACTTCGTCGTATTGCAGAACCTATTATTACTTTATCTAAAATAGATACTATTTCAAATAGACGTTTGGTCTTTTCTCGTATCCGAGATAATGCAATAGTAGCAAAATTATTTGTAAATTTAGGTCCATTATTTTTAAATAGATTGGGTGGTTATACTCGTATTTTAAAATGCGGATTTAGATCGGGAGATAAAGCTCCAATGGCTTATATTGAACTAGTTGATCGTGTTAAAGATAATAAAAAAGAAGAAATTTTAAAACAAAATTAA
- a CDS encoding DNA-directed RNA polymerase subunit alpha: MQNSTMGFLKPRLVDIEQISPTHTKVTLEPLERGFGHTLGNALRRILLSSMPGCAVTEVEIDGVLHEYSTKEGIQEDVLEILLNLKELAVKVHGKDEAILLLNKSGIGSVTAGDIIHNSDVEIIKPEHIICNLTYDTASIQMRIKVQRGRGYVPAATRVHSEEDIRPIGCLLLDACYSPIDRISYNVEAARVEQRTDLDKLVIEMETNGTIDPEEAIRRAATILSEQLEAFVDLRDVRIPEIKEEKPEFEPILLRPVDDLELTVRSANCLKAESIHYIGDLVQRTEVELLKTPNLGKKSLTEIKDILASRNLSLGMKLDNWPPENILDE; the protein is encoded by the coding sequence ATGCAGAATTCTACAATGGGTTTTTTGAAACCACGTCTAGTGGATATTGAACAAATTAGCCCCACTCATACAAAAGTAACTTTAGAACCATTGGAAAGAGGATTCGGTCATACATTAGGAAATGCACTTCGTAGAATTCTTCTTTCTTCTATGCCTGGATGCGCAGTAACTGAAGTTGAAATTGATGGAGTATTGCATGAATATAGTACTAAAGAAGGCATACAAGAAGATGTGTTGGAAATATTATTAAATTTAAAAGAATTAGCAGTAAAAGTACATGGAAAAGATGAAGCTATTCTTTTATTAAATAAATCTGGTATTGGATCTGTAACAGCTGGTGATATTATACATAATAGTGATGTTGAAATTATTAAACCAGAACATATCATTTGTAATTTAACTTACGATACTGCATCTATTCAGATGAGAATTAAAGTACAACGTGGAAGAGGTTATGTACCTGCTGCTACTAGAGTTCATTCTGAAGAAGACATACGACCAATTGGATGTTTATTGTTAGATGCTTGTTATAGTCCTATAGATCGAATTTCTTATAATGTCGAAGCAGCACGTGTAGAACAAAGAACTGATTTAGATAAACTAGTAATTGAAATGGAAACTAACGGGACAATTGATCCAGAAGAAGCAATTCGTAGAGCAGCTACTATTTTATCAGAACAATTAGAAGCATTTGTTGATTTAAGAGATGTTCGTATACCTGAAATAAAAGAAGAAAAACCAGAATTTGAACCTATTTTATTACGTCCCGTAGATGATTTAGAATTAACTGTACGATCAGCTAATTGTCTTAAAGCAGAATCAATACATTATATAGGTGATTTAGTTCAAAGAACAGAAGTCGAACTTTTAAAAACTCCTAATTTAGGAAAAAAATCTTTAACTGAAATTAAAGATATACTCGCTTCTCGTAATTTATCTCTTGGAATGAAACTAGATAATTGGCCGCCAGAAAATATTTTAGATGAATAG
- the rpsD gene encoding 30S ribosomal protein S4 produces MAKYIGPKLKLSRREGTDLFLKSGLRSIESKCKLEQPPGQHGIKKPRLSDYAVQLREKQKVRRLYGILERQFKIYYKKAARLTGNTGANLLQLLESRLDNVVYRMGFGCTRAESRQLINHKAVMVNKKIVNISSYQVAPNDQVSIRVKSQNQSRIKAALELVEQREKPIWLEVNSSKMEGVFKRFPERSDLSAEINEYLIVELYSK; encoded by the coding sequence ATGGCAAAATATATAGGTCCAAAATTAAAATTAAGTCGACGAGAAGGAACTGATTTATTTTTAAAATCAGGACTTCGTTCAATAGAATCAAAATGTAAATTAGAGCAACCGCCTGGACAACATGGTATTAAAAAACCTAGATTATCTGATTATGCTGTTCAATTACGAGAAAAGCAAAAAGTGCGTCGTTTATATGGTATTTTAGAGCGTCAATTTAAAATTTATTATAAAAAAGCAGCGCGTTTAACAGGTAATACTGGAGCTAATTTATTACAATTATTAGAATCTAGATTAGACAATGTTGTCTATCGAATGGGTTTTGGTTGTACTCGTGCAGAATCAAGGCAATTAATTAATCATAAAGCTGTTATGGTCAATAAAAAAATTGTTAATATTTCTTCATATCAAGTAGCTCCTAATGATCAAGTTTCTATTAGAGTAAAATCTCAAAATCAATCAAGAATAAAAGCAGCATTAGAACTTGTTGAGCAAAGAGAAAAACCAATATGGTTAGAAGTAAATTCAAGTAAAATGGAAGGTGTTTTTAAAAGATTCCCTGAACGTTCTGATTTATCTGCAGAAATTAATGAATATTTAATTGTTGAATTGTATTCTAAGTAA
- the rpsK gene encoding 30S ribosomal protein S11, which yields MIKNSSAIRTRKRVKKQILDGIAHIHASFNNTIVTITDRQGNSLGWATSGGSGFRGSRKSTPFAAQVAAERCAEIVKDYGIKNLEVMVKGPGPGRESTIRALNAAGFRITNITDVTPIPHNGCRPPKKRRV from the coding sequence ATGATTAAAAATTCATCAGCTATTCGTACACGTAAACGTGTTAAAAAACAAATTTTAGATGGTATAGCACATATTCATGCATCTTTTAATAACACTATTGTCACTATTACTGATCGACAAGGAAATTCTTTAGGTTGGGCAACGTCTGGTGGTTCTGGTTTTAGAGGATCTCGAAAATCTACTCCTTTTGCTGCACAAGTCGCTGCTGAACGTTGTGCTGAGATTGTAAAAGATTATGGTATAAAAAATTTAGAAGTTATGGTCAAAGGTCCAGGTCCAGGTAGAGAATCTACTATTAGAGCTTTAAATGCAGCTGGATTTCGTATTACTAACATAACTGATGTAACACCAATTCCTCATAATGGTTGTCGCCCTCCTAAAAAACGTCGTGTGTAA
- the rpsM gene encoding 30S ribosomal protein S13, with translation MARIAGINIPENKHTLIALTAIYGIGKKRSKLICFISKIPEYSKIIDLNEEQIEMLRIQVAKYIVEGDLRRETTLNIKRLIDLNCYRGLRHRRSLPVHGQRTKTNARTCKGPRKPIKK, from the coding sequence ATGGCACGTATTGCAGGTATAAATATTCCTGAAAATAAACATACTTTAATTGCATTAACTGCAATATATGGTATTGGAAAAAAACGTTCTAAACTTATTTGTTTTATTTCAAAAATTCCTGAATATTCTAAAATTATAGATTTAAATGAAGAACAAATTGAAATGTTAAGAATACAAGTTGCTAAATATATTGTTGAAGGAGATTTAAGAAGAGAAACTACACTTAATATTAAACGTTTAATTGATTTAAACTGTTATCGTGGTTTACGTCATCGTAGAAGTCTTCCTGTGCATGGACAAAGAACGAAAACAAATGCTAGAACTTGTAAAGGCCCTCGAAAACCGATAAAAAAATAA
- the rpmJ gene encoding 50S ribosomal protein L36 produces MKVQASVKVLCRNCKIIRRKNVVRVICRTDPKHKQRQG; encoded by the coding sequence ATGAAAGTACAAGCTTCTGTAAAAGTATTATGTAGAAATTGTAAAATAATTAGAAGAAAAAATGTTGTGAGAGTAATATGTCGTACTGATCCAAAACATAAACAACGTCAAGGATAA